TTGCCGACACCCTGAATCAGCTTCGGCATGGGATCTGCGTTCATCTTGCCAGATCGACCGCCCTCATAGATCGCATCTACAATAAGGTCAGCATCTGTAAGTTCCTTTATTGTAAAACGCCTTGCTGTACCCAATAAGCGCTCCTCTCCTTAGTCAATAGTTCCAGACAGCATTTCTTGAACGATTGAGCTGAAGAATCCCAACGAAGACTCATCTGGCTTGCCAATCAGCGCCGCACGGTCGAGGAAGCGATTCCCTTCCTCACAACTGGTTTCCGGCAGAAGGGCGCAAGCGTGACAGGCAGCGCGATTCAACGAATCGATACCCTGACCATGGCTTTCGATGCATAGCGGATCAGTTGAACACCAGAGGGCATCCTCGAGTGCGCCAAGCAGCAACAACTCGAACCGGCCCGGTTTCCCTTGTTCAACGAGACCACCCATTGTACCTTCACTGTCTCCTGCCGCCGTGTAGATCAGTACACCGTTCATTTCGCGCTTGTCACCTTCCCAGCAGTAAATGCGCTCCCGAAGTGATGCACTTCCATATCCGCATTCATAGCTCAGCCTGCGAATCAAAACATGGGCAAGCGTATGCAACAAGAAGAACTTGGAATGGATCTCCCGTGGCTTTCGGCCAAGCTTGGCGTAAATTCGCTTGTGGTTGGCAAAGATTTCTTCATAACGCCTCCTATCGGTCACGTCGAGCCATCCACTGATTCTGGCTTTCTTTAGTGTGAAGAAAATGCCTTCACCATAGACCCGGACACCGGGCAACCACGACTTCGATTCAAGGCTCAACTGTGACTTATCACCCTGGTCGAATTCCCGGTATGGTGGTGGGTTAATCCGTGAGAATCCAGTAAGCACTCTTGTCTCCGCCAGCTTCTCTACCAATACAATCTGGTCAATGTACTCACAGACTAGATCATCGTAATCGTCCATGTCAGGCTTTACAGTGACGAACTCCTGGTCAGAAGTACCGGTAGATTCTAACATAGCCCAGTATTCGGATAAACGGAATTCCTCTTCAGTCTGCGCACTGCTGCCCAATCCTACACCAGTTAGTTTCTGTGTCACAACCTCTTTTAGATGTTGAAAGTCCAGCTTTTTCATCTCTGCGAAGACTCGAAGCCGCATTTGGTCAGCTGATCCCCCCTCCTCGACACCAGTCGTCAACACACTCCAGTTGTGAGCGTCGTCCACGATCTTACGGATTGGGTCACTGAACGGAGGGATGAGAATGGAACTGGCGATCTTGGGAAAATAGAGGTTAGTTGCTCCTCGCTGGAGCATC
This is a stretch of genomic DNA from Candidatus Zixiibacteriota bacterium. It encodes these proteins:
- a CDS encoding DUF1998 domain-containing protein, translated to MARKSVRRSQAVTPFGIGALVDFRGQSLMAAGLDVWPNQPECQIHDDRLARRLDVEYFRSPPPPPEDGHQGAYLPFVRFPLWHFCPRCRTMKRTNWNDAFPPRCDSILPPLRTGAPPCATLPERRRWRMVPLRFIIVCENGHIDDFPWILWAHSRPGQSLVDANVCSNPLLRFNYTGKAGLMGLLVKCESCNAKARSLMGSAGPNSLKGLACEGNRPWLGPHGKETCSSPNLPRMLQRGATNLYFPKIASSILIPPFSDPIRKIVDDAHNWSVLTTGVEEGGSADQMRLRVFAEMKKLDFQHLKEVVTQKLTGVGLGSSAQTEEEFRLSEYWAMLESTGTSDQEFVTVKPDMDDYDDLVCEYIDQIVLVEKLAETRVLTGFSRINPPPYREFDQGDKSQLSLESKSWLPGVRVYGEGIFFTLKKARISGWLDVTDRRRYEEIFANHKRIYAKLGRKPREIHSKFFLLHTLAHVLIRRLSYECGYGSASLRERIYCWEGDKREMNGVLIYTAAGDSEGTMGGLVEQGKPGRFELLLLGALEDALWCSTDPLCIESHGQGIDSLNRAACHACALLPETSCEEGNRFLDRAALIGKPDESSLGFFSSIVQEMLSGTID